A window from Candidatus Omnitrophota bacterium encodes these proteins:
- a CDS encoding pyrroline-5-carboxylate reductase: MKKVGIIGYGNMGEAIAEGLKKRFNLIIFDRDLNKTQKLKRISVAENVQALVRECEVIILAVKPQDFPELLENIKNFSQGKLFLSIAAGISTEYIEKKLPGVRVVRVMPNLGIKIRKSVTSVSKGKSGQDKDLDFAKKLFSYLGVVKEIDESLMNKVTAVSGSGPGFIFYFLENRANFPLKFKRSVKVFFIKELKKGAEKVGFNREEAKFLAEETVDSSFLLLKKTKILPRDLRIKVASKGGTTEAGLKVMYDGGTFEEAIKAAVKRAEELAMK; this comes from the coding sequence ATGAAAAAGGTGGGAATCATTGGTTATGGGAATATGGGAGAGGCGATTGCCGAAGGGTTAAAGAAAAGATTTAACTTAATAATATTTGATAGGGATTTAAATAAAACCCAAAAATTAAAAAGAATTTCTGTGGCGGAGAATGTTCAAGCTTTGGTGAGAGAGTGTGAGGTGATTATTTTAGCGGTAAAGCCACAGGATTTTCCAGAATTACTGGAGAACATAAAGAATTTTTCGCAAGGCAAATTGTTTCTTTCTATCGCCGCTGGAATATCTACAGAATATATAGAGAAAAAATTACCTGGTGTACGAGTAGTTAGAGTAATGCCCAATTTAGGAATAAAAATAAGAAAATCAGTTACCTCTGTTTCTAAGGGTAAAAGTGGTCAAGATAAAGATTTGGATTTTGCGAAGAAGTTGTTCTCTTATTTAGGGGTAGTAAAAGAAATTGATGAAAGTCTAATGAATAAAGTAACTGCAGTTTCTGGAAGTGGGCCAGGGTTTATTTTTTATTTTCTGGAGAACAGAGCAAATTTTCCGCTCAAGTTTAAAAGAAGTGTAAAAGTATTTTTTATAAAGGAATTGAAAAAAGGAGCGGAGAAAGTTGGTTTTAACAGGGAGGAGGCAAAATTTTTAGCAGAAGAAACTGTTGATTCAAGTTTCTTACTTTTGAAAAAGACAAAGATCCTTCCCCGTGACTTGAGAATAAAAGTAGCTTCCAAGGGAGGTACCACAGAAGCAGGTCTTAAAGTAATGTATGATGGCGGAACCTTTGAAGAGGCAATAAAAGCGGCGGTAAAAAGAGCAGAAGAATTGGCAATGAAA
- a CDS encoding YggS family pyridoxal phosphate-dependent enzyme produces the protein MLEENLREIFTKIEASCKRVKRDSKEITLVCVTKGIGLEKIREVVKLGMSDIGENRVQDALKKFNELYSADDRSQVNIRWHMVGHLQRNKAKYAVRIFDLIHSVDSFKLAEEINKEAEKINKIQNILIQVNTSGEKTKFGVNPEDLFSLAKEILKFKHLNLKGLMTIAPEVENPEDTRPYFRKLRELFDEFNHLTNYQLTILSMGMSQDFGIAIEEGANVLRIGRAIFKGEPPDLEFI, from the coding sequence ATGCTTGAAGAAAATTTAAGAGAGATTTTTACCAAAATTGAAGCATCTTGCAAAAGAGTAAAACGCGATTCTAAAGAAATAACTCTTGTGTGTGTAACCAAGGGAATAGGATTAGAAAAGATTAGAGAGGTAGTTAAATTAGGAATGTCGGATATTGGAGAGAATCGTGTTCAAGATGCACTTAAGAAATTTAATGAATTATATTCTGCAGATGATAGGTCACAGGTAAACATTCGTTGGCACATGGTAGGGCATCTTCAAAGAAACAAGGCCAAATACGCGGTGCGCATCTTTGATTTGATTCATTCTGTAGATAGCTTTAAACTGGCAGAAGAAATAAATAAAGAGGCGGAGAAAATCAATAAGATTCAGAATATCCTTATTCAGGTAAATACCTCAGGAGAGAAAACTAAATTTGGGGTAAATCCCGAAGATTTATTTTCTTTGGCAAAAGAAATACTTAAGTTCAAGCATTTAAATTTAAAAGGATTAATGACCATCGCTCCTGAGGTGGAAAATCCCGAAGACACACGCCCCTATTTTAGAAAACTAAGGGAACTTTTTGATGAATTTAACCATTTAACTAATTACCAATTAACCATCCTTTCCATGGGAATGTCTCAAGATTTTGGAATTGCTATTGAAGAGGGGGCAAATGTGTTGAGAATTGGAAGAGCAATATTTAAAGGTGAACCCCCGGATTTAGAGTTTATATGA